Proteins found in one Halococcus hamelinensis 100A6 genomic segment:
- a CDS encoding APC family permease, which produces MAGRADDGAGGFARTVGLRDLLVMSVGGMVGPAVFYYPAVTAGRTGPAAVLAWLLAGVGMIAVALCYTELSTAFPEQGGPAVFPAETVGRRPVVRRFFAFLEGVCYAIGWVFGVSVSAWFVATYLGQVPGLGGVASHPVALAAVAVVASFVVTALGIDLTKRTTLVLTAFILAVLVLVVGAGLGSVFAGDGGEFTPFLTGDALGFLGSMGVALSAYGAWTVIPASAEEVKRPAWTLPRAILGSLVVVTLLYTAVMVVFVAVVPTATITPDAPVFFAPLSVLAGAVGLGAVGDYLVPLAALVAVFTTMLVGITGTARVLLAMGRRGLLPAVFARVDDRTGTPVVGVAVVAAAALCLVFVRGFYGQIVLAALVGTVVPYVINVVALVGLRRYRPDVTPTFEAPGGLVLPAVALCFLGSMAVGLGVERPLTAGLVVGGVVVGFVLREVAAGAEERGTAASSDD; this is translated from the coding sequence ATGGCAGGACGAGCGGACGACGGGGCGGGCGGGTTCGCGCGGACGGTCGGGCTCCGCGACCTGCTGGTGATGAGCGTCGGCGGGATGGTCGGGCCCGCGGTGTTCTACTACCCCGCGGTGACCGCGGGCCGGACCGGGCCGGCGGCGGTGCTCGCGTGGCTCCTCGCCGGGGTCGGGATGATAGCGGTCGCGCTGTGTTACACCGAACTCTCGACGGCGTTTCCCGAACAGGGCGGCCCCGCGGTGTTCCCCGCCGAGACGGTCGGCAGGCGGCCGGTCGTCCGGCGCTTCTTCGCGTTCCTCGAAGGGGTCTGCTATGCGATCGGCTGGGTGTTCGGGGTCTCGGTCTCGGCGTGGTTCGTCGCGACCTACCTCGGGCAGGTCCCGGGGCTCGGCGGGGTCGCGAGCCATCCCGTGGCGCTCGCGGCGGTCGCGGTGGTGGCGAGTTTCGTCGTCACCGCGCTGGGGATCGACCTCACGAAACGAACGACGCTGGTGCTGACGGCGTTCATCCTCGCCGTGCTGGTGCTGGTGGTGGGGGCCGGGCTCGGAAGCGTGTTCGCGGGCGACGGCGGCGAGTTCACCCCCTTCCTGACCGGCGACGCGCTCGGCTTCCTCGGCTCGATGGGGGTGGCGCTGTCGGCCTACGGCGCGTGGACGGTGATCCCCGCGAGCGCCGAGGAGGTGAAACGACCCGCGTGGACGCTCCCGCGTGCGATCCTCGGCTCGCTGGTGGTCGTCACGCTGCTCTACACCGCCGTGATGGTCGTCTTCGTCGCGGTGGTCCCCACGGCCACCATCACCCCGGACGCGCCCGTGTTCTTCGCGCCGCTGAGCGTGCTCGCGGGCGCGGTGGGGCTCGGTGCCGTCGGGGACTACCTCGTGCCGCTCGCGGCGCTCGTCGCGGTCTTCACCACGATGCTCGTGGGGATCACGGGCACCGCACGGGTGCTGCTCGCGATGGGGCGGCGCGGGTTGCTTCCGGCCGTCTTCGCCCGGGTCGACGACCGGACGGGGACGCCCGTGGTCGGCGTGGCGGTCGTCGCGGCGGCGGCGCTCTGCCTCGTGTTCGTCCGCGGCTTCTACGGCCAGATCGTGCTCGCGGCCCTGGTCGGCACGGTCGTGCCCTACGTCATCAACGTGGTCGCACTCGTCGGGCTCCGACGGTACCGCCCCGACGTGACGCCGACGTTCGAGGCCCCCGGCGGGCTCGTCCTCCCGGCGGTCGCGCTCTGTTTTCTCGGCTCGATGGCAGTGGGGCTCGGTGTCGAGCGCCCGCTGACCGCCGGGCTCGTCGTCGGCGGCGTCGTGGTGGGGTTCGTCCTTCGGGAGGTCGCCGCGGGAGCCGAGGAGCGGGGGACCGCGGCGAGTTCCGATGATTGA
- a CDS encoding phosphoribosylaminoimidazolesuccinocarboxamide synthase: MTSVKEFRVAEPATDAALGRGRFVFTDAYSVFDWGRMPDTIPEKGASLCTMGAHNFARLEAAGIPTHYRGVVADGEVVALDDCHDAPREMAIDLATVPDLPVEAGEYDYEAFHAAAGENYLIPLEIVFRNAVPVGSSLRGRRDPEDVSLDTHEWPDEPVSLPEPVVEFSTKFEETDRYLTREEAQRVAGRAALDDCAAVAREVNRVVTERAESAGFTHEDGKIECLYADGEVRVADVAGTFDENRFAYDGQQVSKEVVRQYHKHAQPEWVAAVEAAKREADEAGDPDWRGRCERDPEPLDPGVISTVSHLYAAGANAYTGREFFDAPALDDAVAAARELND, from the coding sequence ATGACCAGCGTCAAGGAGTTCCGGGTGGCCGAGCCGGCCACCGACGCGGCCCTCGGCCGGGGACGGTTCGTCTTCACCGACGCCTACTCGGTGTTCGACTGGGGGCGGATGCCCGATACGATCCCCGAGAAGGGCGCGAGCCTCTGTACGATGGGTGCGCACAACTTCGCGCGTCTCGAAGCCGCGGGGATCCCGACCCACTACCGCGGCGTCGTCGCGGACGGCGAGGTCGTCGCGCTCGACGACTGCCACGACGCGCCACGCGAGATGGCGATCGACCTCGCGACGGTGCCCGACCTCCCGGTCGAGGCGGGCGAGTACGACTACGAGGCCTTCCACGCCGCGGCGGGCGAGAACTACCTCATCCCGCTCGAGATCGTCTTCCGGAACGCCGTCCCGGTCGGGTCGAGCCTCCGGGGCCGGCGCGACCCCGAGGACGTGAGTCTCGACACCCACGAGTGGCCCGACGAACCCGTCTCGCTCCCCGAACCCGTCGTCGAGTTCTCGACGAAGTTCGAGGAGACCGACCGCTATCTCACGCGCGAGGAGGCCCAGCGGGTCGCGGGGCGGGCGGCCCTCGACGACTGTGCGGCGGTCGCCCGCGAGGTCAACCGGGTCGTCACCGAGCGGGCGGAGTCGGCCGGGTTCACCCACGAGGACGGCAAGATCGAGTGTCTCTACGCCGACGGCGAGGTCCGGGTCGCCGACGTGGCGGGGACCTTCGACGAGAACCGGTTCGCCTACGACGGCCAGCAGGTCTCGAAGGAGGTCGTCCGCCAGTACCACAAACACGCCCAGCCCGAGTGGGTGGCGGCGGTCGAGGCCGCCAAACGCGAGGCCGACGAGGCCGGCGACCCCGACTGGCGCGGGCGCTGCGAGCGCGACCCCGAACCGCTCGATCCGGGCGTCATCTCGACCGTGAGCCACCTCTACGCCGCGGGCGCGAACGCCTACACCGGTCGCGAGTTCTTCGATGCACCGGCGCTCGACGACGCGGTCGCGGCGGCGCGCGAACTCAACGACTAG
- the cofC gene encoding 2-phospho-L-lactate guanylyltransferase: MRVVVPFAVDQPKTRLGELLAPAERRGFARAMLHDVLDALGAAGHDPTVLATAPLDVDAPTTVDDRPLSTAVDAVLDDGPAAVVMADLPLATPPALSKLFDASGDVVLAPGRGGGTNALVARHPEFRTDFHGTSYLDHRRAAKRVGARVETVDSFRLATDIDEPADLAEVLIHTTGAARDWLVDAGIDLATNETGRVTVRRDRIR, encoded by the coding sequence ATGCGCGTCGTGGTGCCGTTCGCCGTCGACCAGCCGAAGACCCGACTCGGGGAGCTCCTCGCACCCGCCGAGCGCCGCGGGTTCGCGCGCGCGATGCTCCACGACGTCCTCGACGCGCTCGGTGCGGCTGGCCACGACCCGACCGTTCTCGCCACCGCGCCGCTCGACGTCGACGCGCCGACCACCGTCGACGATCGCCCGCTGAGTACGGCGGTCGATGCGGTTCTCGACGACGGACCGGCCGCGGTGGTGATGGCCGACCTCCCGCTCGCGACGCCCCCCGCGCTCTCGAAACTGTTCGACGCCTCGGGCGACGTCGTGCTCGCCCCCGGTCGGGGCGGCGGGACCAACGCGCTCGTCGCCCGCCACCCCGAGTTCCGGACCGACTTCCACGGGACGTCGTATCTCGACCACCGACGGGCGGCCAAGCGGGTCGGCGCGCGCGTCGAGACCGTGGACTCGTTTCGACTCGCGACCGACATCGACGAACCCGCGGACCTCGCCGAGGTGTTGATCCACACGACCGGTGCGGCGCGCGACTGGCTCGTCGACGCCGGCATCGACCTCGCGACGAACGAGACCGGTCGCGTCACGGTTCGTCGCGACCGAATCCGGTGA
- a CDS encoding complex I NDUFA9 subunit family protein gives MDVLVTGGGGFIGRYLCDELVERGHEVTALSRDPDPSIFDEDVGTAVGDVTAYDSIEGAFEGRDCVVNLVALSPLFQPPGDKSHEGVHLRGTENAIRATEAHDVPRFVQQSALGADPNGPTAYIRAKGRAESVVRDSDLDWTIFRPSVVFGDGGEFVSFTKKVTPPYLAPLPRGGRTRFQPIWVGDLVPMLADAVEDDSHVGETYEIGGPAALTLADVAKLAYRAEGKPVSVVPVPMGLTKVGMAAIGPVPFVPFGPDQARSLEMDNVVTHNDIDAFGRSESDLTTLASYLSVR, from the coding sequence ATGGACGTACTCGTGACCGGCGGCGGCGGTTTCATCGGGCGATATCTCTGCGACGAGCTGGTCGAACGCGGCCACGAGGTGACGGCGCTCTCGCGGGACCCCGACCCGTCGATCTTCGACGAGGACGTCGGGACCGCGGTCGGCGACGTGACGGCCTACGACTCGATCGAGGGGGCGTTCGAGGGTCGCGACTGCGTCGTGAACCTCGTCGCGCTCTCGCCGCTGTTCCAGCCGCCGGGGGACAAGAGCCACGAGGGGGTCCACCTCCGGGGAACCGAGAACGCGATTCGGGCGACCGAGGCCCACGACGTCCCCCGCTTCGTCCAGCAGAGCGCGCTGGGTGCCGATCCGAACGGCCCGACAGCGTACATCCGGGCGAAGGGGCGCGCGGAGAGCGTCGTCCGCGACTCGGATCTCGACTGGACGATATTCCGCCCCTCGGTGGTGTTCGGCGACGGCGGGGAGTTCGTCTCCTTCACGAAGAAGGTCACGCCGCCCTACCTCGCGCCGCTGCCCCGCGGCGGGCGCACCCGCTTCCAGCCCATCTGGGTCGGCGACCTCGTCCCGATGCTCGCCGACGCCGTCGAGGACGACTCCCACGTCGGCGAGACCTACGAGATCGGCGGGCCCGCCGCGCTGACGCTGGCCGACGTCGCCAAACTCGCCTACCGCGCCGAGGGCAAACCCGTCTCGGTCGTCCCCGTGCCGATGGGGCTCACGAAGGTCGGGATGGCCGCCATCGGCCCGGTGCCGTTCGTCCCCTTCGGGCCCGACCAGGCCCGGTCGCTGGAGATGGACAACGTCGTCACCCACAACGACATCGACGCGTTCGGCCGCAGCGAATCGGACCTCACCACGCTCGCGTCGTACCTCAGCGTGCGGTGA
- the cofH gene encoding 7,8-didemethyl-8-hydroxy-5-deazariboflavin synthase subunit CofH — protein MADASRGEFDFEHVPETDQSFENALRNARDGDRLTVADGIELITTGTESEGIDPERKEAVLEAADRRREEVVGDRVTFVANLNNNVTTACNTGCLFCNFKDSSHKFRADSTAEHAGFTKTPAESREVVRAAAKRGIYEVTSVSGLHPAFALDDEHHEILAGHANAARTVNYRPPDEYDTDPGTYLEQMRAMSTDGIHLHSMTPEEAYHARRGTDWSYEEVYRRLKNAGLSSAPGTAAEILVDEVRDVICPGKIDTQGWLDAMEAAATVGLDMTATIMYGHVENEAHRILHLEKVRDLQDRTGAITEFVPLSFIHPNTPLHDRGIVESGATDDEDELLIAVSRLFLDNIENIQSSWVKYGDQQGLKMLSCGANDFMGTILSEEITKRAGGEFGEYRSFAEYVEMITAIGRTPAERSTDYRRIRDIDPESESFGPRLGPQSDGTPLFDAGTTPATADD, from the coding sequence ATGGCCGACGCATCACGCGGGGAGTTCGACTTCGAACACGTCCCCGAAACCGACCAGTCCTTCGAGAACGCCCTCCGAAACGCCCGCGACGGCGACCGACTCACGGTGGCCGACGGCATCGAACTCATCACTACCGGCACCGAGAGCGAGGGGATCGACCCCGAACGAAAGGAGGCGGTGCTCGAAGCCGCCGACCGCCGCCGCGAGGAGGTGGTCGGCGACCGAGTGACGTTCGTCGCCAACCTCAACAACAACGTCACCACCGCGTGTAACACCGGATGCCTGTTCTGCAACTTCAAGGACAGCTCCCACAAGTTCCGCGCCGACTCGACCGCCGAGCACGCGGGCTTCACGAAGACGCCCGCGGAATCGCGCGAGGTCGTTCGCGCCGCGGCGAAACGCGGGATCTACGAGGTCACCTCCGTCTCGGGGCTCCACCCCGCGTTCGCGCTCGACGACGAACACCACGAGATCCTCGCCGGGCACGCCAACGCCGCGCGAACCGTGAACTACCGCCCGCCCGACGAGTACGATACGGATCCGGGGACCTACCTCGAACAGATGCGCGCGATGAGCACGGACGGGATCCACCTCCACTCGATGACCCCCGAGGAGGCCTATCACGCCAGACGCGGCACCGACTGGAGCTACGAGGAGGTCTACCGCCGGCTGAAGAACGCAGGGCTCTCCTCGGCCCCCGGTACCGCCGCCGAGATCCTCGTCGACGAGGTCCGCGACGTGATCTGCCCCGGGAAGATCGACACCCAGGGCTGGCTCGACGCGATGGAGGCGGCCGCCACCGTCGGCCTCGACATGACCGCGACGATCATGTACGGCCACGTCGAGAACGAAGCCCACCGGATCCTTCACCTCGAAAAGGTTCGCGACCTCCAGGACAGAACGGGAGCCATCACGGAGTTCGTGCCGCTGTCCTTCATCCACCCGAACACGCCGCTCCACGACCGCGGGATCGTCGAATCGGGTGCCACGGACGACGAGGACGAACTCCTGATCGCCGTTTCCAGATTGTTCCTCGACAACATCGAGAACATCCAGTCGAGCTGGGTGAAGTACGGCGACCAGCAGGGGCTCAAGATGCTCTCGTGCGGCGCGAACGACTTCATGGGGACCATCCTCTCGGAGGAGATCACCAAACGCGCGGGCGGGGAGTTCGGCGAGTACCGAAGTTTCGCCGAGTACGTCGAGATGATCACCGCCATCGGCCGCACGCCCGCCGAGCGCTCGACCGACTACCGCCGGATCCGCGACATCGATCCGGAGAGCGAATCGTTCGGCCCGCGACTCGGGCCGCAGAGCGACGGCACGCCGCTGTTCGATGCGGGAACGACGCCCGCGACCGCCGACGACTGA
- the cofG gene encoding 7,8-didemethyl-8-hydroxy-5-deazariboflavin synthase subunit CofG, with protein sequence MSGTLASEFGFSAHERDRLLTTGPADVDPAPALTFARNVFVPLTTACRYTCTYCTYFDPPGEASLMSREAVRDVLETGVDAGCTEALFTFGDTPDDRYTEIHDQLDDWGHDSIHDYLHEMCELALDVGILPHSNPGDLTCEQLRPLADVNASMGVMLETTADVDAHAGPRKKTPEQRLATIRAAGEVGIPFTTGILVGIGEDWSDRAESLLAIRGLHEEYGHIQEVIVQPVAENERWRGPTPDVEDLRRAVAMARAALPAEISVQVPPNLAPVREVLDCGVDDLGGVSPITADHINPDYAWPALRELEDIAEFGGVPLGERLPTHARYVEDGWLPPAVQRAIEADDAAGERYRAVLNGATAVDAD encoded by the coding sequence ATGTCCGGGACCCTCGCGAGCGAGTTCGGGTTCTCGGCGCACGAGCGCGACCGGCTCCTGACCACTGGTCCCGCCGACGTCGACCCCGCACCGGCGCTCACCTTCGCGCGCAACGTCTTCGTCCCGCTGACCACCGCCTGTCGCTACACCTGCACCTACTGCACCTACTTCGACCCACCCGGGGAGGCCTCCCTCATGTCCCGCGAGGCCGTCCGCGACGTGCTCGAAACCGGTGTGGACGCGGGCTGTACCGAGGCGCTGTTCACCTTCGGCGACACGCCCGACGACCGCTATACCGAGATCCACGACCAACTCGACGACTGGGGCCACGACTCGATCCACGACTACCTCCACGAGATGTGCGAACTCGCGCTCGACGTCGGGATCCTCCCGCACAGCAACCCCGGCGACCTCACGTGCGAACAGCTGCGCCCCCTCGCCGACGTCAACGCCTCGATGGGCGTGATGCTCGAAACCACTGCCGACGTCGACGCCCACGCCGGGCCTCGAAAGAAGACCCCCGAACAGCGCCTCGCCACCATCCGGGCGGCGGGGGAAGTGGGGATCCCGTTTACGACCGGGATCCTCGTCGGGATCGGCGAGGACTGGTCGGACCGGGCCGAATCCCTGCTCGCGATCCGGGGTCTCCACGAGGAGTACGGTCACATCCAGGAGGTCATCGTCCAGCCGGTGGCGGAGAACGAGCGCTGGCGCGGGCCGACGCCCGACGTCGAGGACCTCCGGCGCGCGGTGGCGATGGCGCGCGCCGCGCTCCCCGCGGAGATATCGGTCCAGGTTCCGCCGAACCTCGCGCCGGTTCGGGAGGTGCTCGACTGCGGGGTCGACGACCTGGGGGGTGTCTCGCCCATCACCGCCGACCACATCAATCCCGACTACGCCTGGCCCGCGCTCCGCGAACTGGAGGACATCGCCGAGTTCGGCGGCGTGCCCCTGGGGGAGCGCCTGCCGACCCACGCGCGCTACGTCGAGGACGGCTGGCTCCCGCCCGCGGTTCAGCGCGCGATCGAGGCCGACGACGCCGCCGGCGAGCGGTATCGGGCGGTCCTGAACGGAGCCACCGCCGTCGACGCGGACTGA
- a CDS encoding FxsA family protein — protein MLLRILGLLLLIPLFDMVVLVAVATLTPLGWVGTVALVVLTALVGGLLVRAEGRHTIRKIQRDVARGGLPADELLDGGLLIAAGVSLLTPGLVTDLLGVLLVVPVTRWPVRGALKRWLIVPYLDRKTGGIASGVVYGGGFPGGTETGDTYDVDPEEYDVSEGSG, from the coding sequence ATGCTGCTCCGGATACTCGGCTTACTTCTCCTGATCCCGCTGTTCGATATGGTGGTGCTCGTCGCGGTGGCGACGCTGACGCCGCTCGGCTGGGTCGGCACCGTGGCGCTCGTGGTCCTCACCGCGCTCGTGGGCGGGCTGTTGGTCCGGGCCGAGGGCCGCCACACCATCCGGAAGATCCAGCGCGACGTCGCGCGCGGCGGCCTGCCGGCCGACGAACTCCTCGACGGCGGACTCCTGATCGCCGCCGGCGTCTCGTTGCTCACCCCGGGGCTCGTGACCGACCTGCTGGGTGTCCTGCTGGTGGTCCCGGTGACGCGGTGGCCGGTCCGGGGCGCGCTCAAACGCTGGCTCATCGTGCCGTATCTCGACCGGAAGACGGGCGGGATCGCGAGCGGCGTGGTCTACGGCGGTGGTTTCCCCGGCGGGACCGAAACCGGCGATACCTACGACGTGGACCCCGAGGAGTACGATGTCAGCGAGGGATCCGGCTGA
- the mptA gene encoding GTP cyclohydrolase MptA, whose protein sequence is MSQQLPDVQATQPDVSVGLNHVGVTGVEKLVKLGRADDRPIVLMAEFEVFVDLPSWRKGADMSRNMEVIDETLEAAVAEPAYRVEDVCGDAAERLLEKHEYTSEATVKMEAEYVTRERTPASDKRTQSTATIIASACATEEGTTEEIGAQVTGMTVCPCSQGMSNARARETLADLGVDDETVAEFIDRVPQAGHSQRGHATLRIECDGAPGVDLHDVIRVARDSMSAHIYNLAKRPDEDHMTETSHANAKFVEDCVRDMADGVVNEFPDLADDAVVTMKQSNDESIHQHNAHAERVAEVGQLRAELNGADVPGDD, encoded by the coding sequence ATGAGCCAGCAGCTGCCGGACGTACAGGCAACCCAACCCGACGTCAGCGTGGGCCTCAACCACGTCGGCGTCACTGGCGTCGAGAAGCTCGTCAAACTCGGCCGTGCCGACGACCGTCCGATCGTCCTGATGGCGGAGTTCGAAGTGTTCGTCGACCTCCCCTCGTGGCGCAAGGGGGCGGACATGAGCCGCAACATGGAGGTCATCGACGAGACCCTCGAAGCCGCGGTGGCCGAACCCGCCTACCGCGTCGAGGACGTCTGTGGCGACGCCGCCGAACGCCTCCTCGAGAAACACGAGTACACCTCCGAGGCCACCGTGAAGATGGAGGCCGAGTACGTCACCCGCGAGCGAACGCCCGCGAGCGACAAGCGGACCCAGTCCACCGCGACCATCATCGCCAGCGCCTGCGCCACCGAGGAGGGCACGACCGAGGAGATCGGGGCTCAGGTCACGGGTATGACGGTCTGTCCGTGCTCACAGGGGATGTCGAACGCCCGCGCCCGCGAGACCCTCGCCGACCTCGGTGTCGACGACGAAACCGTCGCGGAGTTCATCGACCGCGTCCCTCAGGCGGGTCACTCCCAGCGCGGTCACGCCACCCTCCGGATCGAATGCGACGGCGCACCCGGAGTCGACCTCCACGACGTCATCCGGGTCGCGCGCGACTCGATGAGCGCCCACATCTACAACCTCGCCAAGCGGCCCGACGAGGACCACATGACCGAGACCTCCCACGCCAACGCGAAGTTCGTCGAGGACTGCGTGCGCGACATGGCCGACGGCGTCGTGAACGAGTTCCCCGACCTCGCCGACGACGCGGTGGTGACGATGAAACAGTCGAACGACGAGTCGATCCACCAGCACAACGCCCACGCCGAGCGCGTCGCCGAGGTCGGCCAGCTCCGTGCGGAACTGAACGGCGCGGACGTTCCCGGCGACGACTGA
- a CDS encoding TrmB family transcriptional regulator, with the protein MASLRDLGLSEYEARVYRTLLDTGPTTAKELSRESEVPMGRIYDVLANIETHRLARSQNASRPKKYVAVEPETALDRLLDDRHQELEAKADQYEAVVDELGQTLDAAESTDERFWTAAVGPEDTIDLLVERIASADESVVMVASMLSAQFDVDAVGDRVAEALDAALDRGVEVSLLMRPELVDALPETVGERYARVLSPSERFRTRTSDAVEHTFTVVDGAETCIEVGHPLDRTKVFAMIDLADAGFAGEVMTEFEPRWERAEPLDLE; encoded by the coding sequence ATGGCGAGCCTCAGGGATCTCGGGCTCTCGGAGTACGAGGCGCGGGTCTATCGGACGCTGCTCGACACCGGCCCCACGACCGCGAAGGAGCTCTCGCGCGAGAGCGAGGTGCCGATGGGACGGATCTACGACGTGCTGGCGAACATCGAGACCCACCGGCTCGCGCGCTCGCAGAACGCGAGCCGACCCAAGAAGTACGTCGCGGTCGAACCCGAGACCGCGCTCGACCGGCTGCTCGACGACCGACACCAAGAGCTCGAAGCCAAGGCCGACCAGTACGAGGCGGTGGTCGACGAACTCGGTCAGACCCTCGACGCGGCCGAGTCCACGGACGAGCGGTTCTGGACCGCGGCCGTGGGGCCCGAGGACACCATCGACCTCCTGGTCGAGCGGATCGCGTCGGCCGACGAGAGCGTGGTGATGGTGGCCTCGATGCTCTCGGCCCAGTTCGACGTCGACGCGGTGGGGGACAGGGTCGCCGAGGCGCTCGACGCCGCCCTCGACCGCGGGGTCGAGGTCTCGCTGTTGATGCGGCCCGAACTCGTCGACGCGTTGCCCGAGACCGTCGGCGAGCGCTACGCCCGCGTGCTCTCGCCGAGCGAACGGTTCAGAACCCGGACCAGCGACGCCGTCGAGCACACCTTCACCGTGGTCGACGGGGCCGAGACCTGCATCGAGGTCGGCCACCCGCTCGACCGCACGAAGGTGTTCGCGATGATCGACCTCGCGGACGCGGGGTTCGCGGGTGAGGTCATGACGGAGTTCGAACCCCGGTGGGAGAGGGCCGAGCCGCTCGACCTCGAATAG
- the tmk gene encoding dTMP kinase, whose amino-acid sequence MLVTLEGIDGSGKTTVWEALHERYPEAVFTREPTTDSWYGEAVARSLADDDADPLAELFLYTADHAAHLSRTVRPALDAGELVVSDRYSDSRYAYQGAALDGVVKRPMEYIRGVHQPWTRPPDLTIYLDVDPETGAARSGATNKFEQAGYLAAVHANYERLIDYEPERFVRVDASAAPEDVLDGVEAALERVLDGE is encoded by the coding sequence ATGCTGGTCACGCTCGAAGGCATCGACGGCAGCGGCAAGACCACCGTCTGGGAGGCGCTCCACGAGCGCTACCCCGAGGCGGTGTTCACCCGCGAGCCGACCACCGACTCGTGGTACGGGGAGGCCGTGGCGCGCTCGCTCGCCGACGACGACGCCGACCCGCTCGCCGAACTGTTCCTCTACACCGCCGACCACGCCGCCCACCTCTCTCGAACCGTGCGGCCCGCGCTCGATGCCGGTGAGCTGGTGGTCTCGGACCGGTACTCGGATTCGCGCTACGCCTATCAGGGCGCGGCGCTCGACGGGGTCGTGAAGCGGCCCATGGAGTATATCCGGGGCGTCCACCAGCCCTGGACCCGCCCGCCGGACCTGACGATCTACCTCGACGTCGACCCCGAGACCGGGGCGGCCCGGAGCGGCGCGACCAACAAGTTCGAACAGGCGGGCTACCTCGCCGCGGTCCACGCGAACTACGAACGACTCATCGACTACGAGCCCGAACGGTTCGTCCGGGTCGACGCCAGCGCCGCCCCCGAAGACGTTCTGGACGGTGTTGAGGCGGCGCTCGAACGGGTCCTCGACGGCGAGTAG
- a CDS encoding SLC13 family permease gives MLRATTPDLLVAAVVVATFLALAVPRVRGVPLSRALTAGLGAVAVVALGGLSPEAAFASVDPTTLLLVFGMLVHVEALSTSGVYGWAAAGLANRAATTRRLTLGAACLAAGLSAVALNDATVILLAPVVLDAAATADADPTLPGVGLVVGANVGSLATPLGNPQNAYILARSAVSAGEFVRRLAPVAVVCLGLALLVLVPFTDRRRLPPVPEPSFDRGWAALGGGFLVGTLLLLVALPDIDAGALAAGTALTHLGAVQVGRRVPADEVLERLDWGVLVLFVGLFVLTGAIRGDAVFVALLNTVEGAGVAGRAAAAFGLSAVVSNVPAVLLLAPVTVGETEWLRLAAVSTLAGNATPVASAATLIVLERARRSGQRLSVPRLVAIGLPISVLTTLVAVVLV, from the coding sequence GTGCTCCGCGCGACCACCCCCGACCTGCTCGTCGCGGCGGTCGTGGTCGCGACCTTCCTCGCGCTCGCGGTCCCACGGGTTCGAGGGGTTCCGCTCTCACGCGCGCTGACGGCTGGCCTCGGTGCGGTCGCCGTCGTCGCGCTCGGTGGGCTCTCCCCCGAGGCCGCGTTCGCGAGCGTCGACCCGACGACCCTCCTCCTAGTGTTCGGGATGTTGGTCCACGTCGAGGCGCTCTCGACCTCGGGGGTATACGGCTGGGCCGCGGCGGGGCTCGCGAACCGCGCGGCCACCACCCGCCGTCTCACACTGGGTGCGGCATGTCTCGCGGCGGGCCTGAGCGCGGTCGCACTCAACGATGCGACCGTGATCTTGCTGGCCCCGGTGGTGCTCGACGCCGCGGCGACCGCCGACGCCGACCCGACGCTCCCGGGCGTCGGACTCGTGGTCGGCGCGAACGTCGGGAGCCTCGCCACGCCGCTCGGCAACCCCCAGAACGCCTACATCCTCGCCCGGAGCGCCGTCTCCGCCGGGGAGTTCGTCCGTCGACTCGCGCCGGTGGCGGTCGTCTGTCTCGGGCTCGCCCTCCTCGTCCTCGTGCCGTTCACCGACCGCCGTCGGCTGCCGCCCGTCCCGGAGCCGTCGTTCGACCGGGGCTGGGCGGCGCTCGGCGGCGGCTTCCTCGTCGGCACGTTGCTCCTGCTCGTCGCGTTGCCCGACATCGACGCGGGTGCGCTCGCCGCCGGCACCGCACTGACCCATCTCGGAGCCGTCCAAGTCGGGCGGCGGGTTCCGGCGGACGAGGTCCTCGAACGGCTCGACTGGGGTGTTCTGGTACTGTTCGTCGGACTGTTCGTGTTGACGGGGGCGATCCGCGGCGACGCTGTGTTCGTGGCGCTCCTGAACACCGTCGAGGGTGCGGGCGTCGCCGGGCGGGCGGCCGCGGCGTTCGGGCTCTCGGCGGTCGTGAGCAACGTACCCGCCGTGCTGTTGCTCGCACCCGTCACCGTCGGCGAGACCGAGTGGCTCCGGCTCGCGGCGGTGAGCACGCTCGCGGGCAACGCCACCCCAGTGGCGAGCGCCGCGACCCTCATCGTGCTCGAACGCGCCCGTCGGTCGGGCCAGCGCCTCTCGGTGCCGCGGCTGGTCGCCATCGGACTCCCGATATCGGTGCTCACGACGCTGGTCGCGGTCGTGCTCGTCTGA